In Haloarchaeobius salinus, the sequence CTCGCGCAGGCCGTCGCGCAGGGGCTCCGGCGGCTCCCAGTCGGGGTTCCCACTGACCATGTCGACCACGTCGCGGTCGGCGTGGACCGCGTACGACATGATCTCGAAGAAGAGCGGTTTCTCGTACTCCATGGTCGGCCAGTCGACGCCCGAGTGGGTCTTTCTTTCGGGTCCGACGGACCGGCTGTGGTAGGGAGGGCATTACGAAGGCAACACTTGCCCCGCGGCACGAACGTTCACTCGACACCGAGTCAGAATCGACCGCCAGTTCCCGGAATCTTCTTTAACGGTGCCGGGGTGTCTCCGCATACGAATGGCAGTACTCTGGCTGGACGACATCCGGGCCGACGACCTGGAATCGGTCGGTGGCAAGGGGGCGTCCCTGGGCGAACTCACGGGTGCAGGGCTCCCCGTGCCTCCTGGGTTCGTCGTCACGGCTGAGACGTACCGGGAGTTCATCGAGGCGGCAGGCATCGACGAGGAACTGTTCGAGGCGGTCGACGTTGACGTCGACGACACCGAGGCGCTCGCCGAGGCCGAGGCGCGCGCGAGCGAACTCATCCTGGGAGCGGAGTTCCCCGACGAGCTGCGCGAGGAGATACTCGACGCCTACAGCCACGTCGGCGACGGCGAGGCGTTCGTCGCGGTGCGCTCCTCGGCGACCGCGGAGGACCTCCCCGACGCCTCGTTCGCGGGCCAGCAGGAGACGTTCCTCAACGTCACCGAGGAGGACCTGCTCCAGCGCGTGCGCGAGTGCTGGGCGTCGCTGTTCACCCAGCGCGCGATCTACTACCGCACCCAGCAGGGCTTCGCACACGACGACGTGAACATCGCGGTCGTCGTCCAGCAGATGGTCGACGCCGAGAAGTCCGGCGTCATGTTCACCAGCCACCCGTCGACCGGCGCGGCGACGATGATAATCGAGGCCGCGTGGGGGCTCGGCGAGGCCGTCGTCTCCGGCAGCGTCTCCCCCGACAACTACCACCTCGACCGCGACTCCGGCACGGTCGAGGAGGTGACCGTCGCGGACAAGAAGGTGCAGATGATAAAGGACCCCGAGACGGGCCACACGGCCGAGGTCGAGGTGCCGACCGACCAGCGCGAGGCCCGCGTGCTTTCGGACGACGAGCTCGCCGAGCTGCGCGAGCTCGGCATCACCGTCGAGGAGCACTACGAGACGCCGCAGGACGTGGAGTGGGCGATCGCCGATGGCGAGGTGTACATGCTCCAGTCCCGGCCGATTACCACCATCGCCGAAGGTGACGTGGGCGAGGCCGACGAGACGCGCGTCGACCCCGACATCGACAGCGACACGCCGGGCGAGGCGAGCGCGACCGACGGCGGCGGTGGCGACGACGTGCTCGTCCGCGGCCTCGGCTCCAGCCCGGGCATCGCCTCCGGCCGGGCGCGCATCGTGAAGAAGCTCGACCAGCTGGACAAGGTCGGCGAGGGCGACATCATCGTCACCGAGATGACGACCCCCGACATGGTGCCCGCGATGCGCCGTGCCGCCGGCATCGTCACCGACGAGGGCGGGATGACCAGCCACGCCGCCATCGTCTCTCGCGAGCTCGGCGTCCCCGCCGTCGTCGGCGCGGGCGATGCAACGACGACGCTCGACGACGGGCAGATGATCACCCTCGACGGCGACAAGGGGACCATCCGCGAGGGCAAGACCCAGACCGACGAGGAGCGCGAGCCCGTCGAGGAGGTCCGCCCGCAGGCCCCGGTGAAGCCGATGACCGCGACCGAGGTGAAGGTCAACGTCTCCATCCCGGAGGCCGCAGAGCGCGCGGCTGCGACCGGTGCCGACGGCGTCGGCCTGCTCCGCATGGAGCACATGATCCTCTCGACCAACAAGACGCCCGAGCGCTACATCGCGGACCACGGCGAGGAGGCGTACGTCGACGAGATCATCGACGGCGTCCAGCGCGTCGCTGAGGAGTTCTACCCGCGCCCGGTCCGGGTGCGGACGCTCGACGCGCCGACCGACGAGTTCCGGCAGCTCCAGGGCGGCGAGGACGAACCCCAGGAGCACAACCCGATGCTCGGCTACCGCGGCGTGCGCCGTAGCCTCGACCGGCCGGAGGTGTTCAAGCACGAGCTGGAGGCGTTCCGTCGCCTGTTCTCGATGGGCTACGACAACGTCGAGATCATGCTCCCACTCGTCAACGACGCCGAGGACGTCCTCCAGGTCCGTCAGCTGATGGAGGAGGCGGGCATCGACCCGTCCAAGCGTCGCTGGGGCGTGATGGTCGAGACGCCGGCCGCCGCGCTCTCCGTGGGCGAGATGGCCGACGCCGGCATCGACTTCGCCTCCTTCGGTACGAACGACCTGACCCAGTACGTCCTCGCGGTGGACCGGAACAACGAGAACGTCGCCGACCGCTTCGACGAGCTCCACCCGGCCATCCTCGAACTCATCAGCCAGACCATCGAGACCTGCCGCGAGCACGACGTCGACACGAGCATCTGCGGGCAGGCCGGCTCCAAGCCCCAGATGGTCCAGCACCTCGTCAACACCGGCATCTCCAGCATCTCCGCGAACATCGACGCCGTCCGCGACGTCCAGCACGAGGTCAAGCGCACCGAGCAGAAGCTCGTGCTCGACTCGGTCCGGTAACCGCGGTTGGCGGTTCGAGGGGTCCGTTTTCCGGTGCGTCGTCTCGGTCGGTGCAGGTAACTCCGCTAGTGTCTGTAGTCCGAATAGAGCCGGTGAAAGCCCGATGCCAGCGGTTGAGGGTGTCCCTCGTGATACTGCTGAGCGGCTGGTAGTTGTCTGATGGCGAGCATTCCCGCGACAGGTCCGATGACTCCGACACCGACGTCCACTTTCGTCCCGGGATCCTGGGCCGTACCTACGCCACCCCGTGGCCAGTTGCTGGATGTCGGGCACGCTCAGACGTTGCCCCGTCGATGACTCAGTACAGTCAGTATGAGCGGTGACCGACAATCCA encodes:
- the ppsA gene encoding phosphoenolpyruvate synthase — translated: MAVLWLDDIRADDLESVGGKGASLGELTGAGLPVPPGFVVTAETYREFIEAAGIDEELFEAVDVDVDDTEALAEAEARASELILGAEFPDELREEILDAYSHVGDGEAFVAVRSSATAEDLPDASFAGQQETFLNVTEEDLLQRVRECWASLFTQRAIYYRTQQGFAHDDVNIAVVVQQMVDAEKSGVMFTSHPSTGAATMIIEAAWGLGEAVVSGSVSPDNYHLDRDSGTVEEVTVADKKVQMIKDPETGHTAEVEVPTDQREARVLSDDELAELRELGITVEEHYETPQDVEWAIADGEVYMLQSRPITTIAEGDVGEADETRVDPDIDSDTPGEASATDGGGGDDVLVRGLGSSPGIASGRARIVKKLDQLDKVGEGDIIVTEMTTPDMVPAMRRAAGIVTDEGGMTSHAAIVSRELGVPAVVGAGDATTTLDDGQMITLDGDKGTIREGKTQTDEEREPVEEVRPQAPVKPMTATEVKVNVSIPEAAERAAATGADGVGLLRMEHMILSTNKTPERYIADHGEEAYVDEIIDGVQRVAEEFYPRPVRVRTLDAPTDEFRQLQGGEDEPQEHNPMLGYRGVRRSLDRPEVFKHELEAFRRLFSMGYDNVEIMLPLVNDAEDVLQVRQLMEEAGIDPSKRRWGVMVETPAAALSVGEMADAGIDFASFGTNDLTQYVLAVDRNNENVADRFDELHPAILELISQTIETCREHDVDTSICGQAGSKPQMVQHLVNTGISSISANIDAVRDVQHEVKRTEQKLVLDSVR